The following are from one region of the Gossypium hirsutum isolate 1008001.06 chromosome D03, Gossypium_hirsutum_v2.1, whole genome shotgun sequence genome:
- the LOC107909486 gene encoding probable serine/threonine-protein kinase PBL11 produces the protein MAMRFLLEDSQTHDHSHNHKQQIWLILIIVILIALLGFSVFFFFCRRKLNRKRSHNGGLKAEKLKLRYFKLEELEKATENFSADCLLGSGAFGNVYKGSFEGEGTFAIKRAHVESYQTTEEFRNEVRLLSTVNHPNLVGLVGFSEESGPKGAKILVYEYVPHGSLLEYIIGRGGRNLTWRQRVNIAIGAAKGIAHLHDGIKPSIIHRDIKPSNILIGERFEAKVSDFGLVKMGPIGDQSHVSSQVKGTPGYLDPAYCTSFHLSPFSDVYSFGVILLQLISGQPAVDTTRNHIIGWARPSIERGNIEEILDTTLLSKPCNMEMMLKMGELGLRCVAKTPKDRPTMTQVWQELENTFNEHPSLSSKTRTTTKFPQSTEQGISFEQDCSQSFVSIDGVGFQKFHIELDSISSQSNSLRCFEINSASIGIDKENLKF, from the exons ATGGCCATGAGATTTTTGCTAGAGGATTCTCAAACGCATGACCATTCTCATAATCATAAGCAACAAATATGGCTGATTCTTATCATTGTCATCTTAATTGCCTTGCTGGGATTTTCCGTGTTCTTCTTCTTTTGCAGAAGAAAGCTTAACCGAAAACGGAGCCATAACG GAGGTCTAAAAGCTGAGAAATTGAAGCTGAGGTATTTCAAATTGGAGGAGCTAGAGAAGGCTACAGAAAACTTTAGTGCAGACTGTTTGTTGGGGTCTGGTGCATTTGGCAATGTTTATAAAGGTTCCTTTGAAGGTGAAGGTACCTTTGCAATCAAGCGAGCTCATGTCGAATCATACCAAACCACTGAAGAATTTAGAAATG AAGTTAGGCTTCTTTCGACAGTAAACCATCCAAATCTTGTAGGTTTGGTAGGGTTTTCCGAAGAATCTG GACCAAAAGGAGCAAAAATATTGGTGTATGAATATGTACCACATGGTTCTTTGCTTGAGTATATCATAG GAAGAGGTGGAAGAAACTTGACATGGAGGCAAAGAGTAAACATAGCCATTGGAGCCGCTAAAG GAATAGCTCATTTGCATGATGGGATTAAGCCTAGCATAATTCACAGAGATATTAAACCTAGCAATATTTTAATTGGAGAAAGGTTTGAAGCCAAGGTCTCAGATTTTGGACTTGTGAAAATGGGACCTATTGGGGATCAATCACATGTTAGTAGCCAAGTTAAAGGAACACCAGGGTACCTTGATCCTGCATATTGTacaagttttcatttaagtccttTTAGTGATGTTTATAGCTTCGGTGTTATACTTCTGCAACTCATTTCTGGCCAGCCGGCCGTGGATACGACTAGGAATCACATCATTGGTTGG GCAAGGCCAAGTATCGAGAGGGGCAACATCGAAGAAATCCTCGATACAACTCTTTTATCCAAACCATGCAATATGGAAATGATGCTGAAAATGGGTGAACTCGGTCTAAGATGCGTGGCGAAAACGCCTAAAGACCGTCCTACGATGACTCAGGTTTGGCAAGAATTGGAGAACACATTCAACGAACATCCTTCGTTAAGTTCtaaaacaagaacaacaaccaagTTTCCTCAATCGACCGAACAAGGCATTTCGTTCGAACAAGATTGTTCCCAAAGCTTTGTGAGCATAGATGGTGTCGGATTTCAAAAGTTCCATATCGAATTAGATAGCATTTCATCACAAAGTAACAGCTTAAGATGTTTTGAGATCAACAGTGCAAGTATTGGTATCGATAAGgagaatctaaaattttaa